One Gambusia affinis linkage group LG15, SWU_Gaff_1.0, whole genome shotgun sequence genomic window carries:
- the lg15h11orf54 gene encoding ester hydrolase C11orf54 homolog, whose product MADISKTEKVQLHAPALEELRGVLQAGLEANFAEVQVSVVECPDLTKEPFLFPVKGLCGKPRITDVGGVPYLIPLPQTHKEYNMNVISKELELPGAFILGAGAAPSRITGMNAELMPLVLTEAEGRPAVNGSYFSSINPADGQCLQEKYSDKFSDCNFGLLGNLYACEGKPGKVIEVRAKRRTGSNSLVTALRKTLEAQYPEKSLALGGTFVIQKGKAKIHIMPREFSACPLNTDDEVNRWLKHFEVSAPLICQSVLVSRDPGLDLRVEHTHGFSHHGEGGHYYIDTTPDTVEYLGYFLPAEFVYRIDRPKDTHTVGRD is encoded by the exons ATGGCAGACATCAGCAAAACAGAGAAAGTCCAGCTGCACGCCCCGGCCCTCGAAGAGCTGCGAGGAG TGTTGCAGGCTGGGCTGGAAGCCAATTTTGCAGAAGTTCAAGTGAGCGTTGTGGAATGTCCAGATCTCACCAAGGAGCCTTTCCTTTTTCCTGTCAAAG GTCTGTGTGGTAAACCTCGCATTACTGATGTTGGAGGTGTACCATATCTGATCCCTTTGCCTCAAACACataag GAATACAATATGAACGTAATATCCAAGGAGCTGGAGCTACCGGGAGCTTTTATCCTTGGAGCAGGAGCCGCCCCTTCCAGAATTACTGGGATGAACGCTGAG CTCATGCCTCTTGTTCTCACTGAGGCTGAAGGAAGACCAGCTGTCAACGGGAGCTACTTCTCCTCCATCAATCCAGCTGATGGTCAGTGTTTGCAAGAAAAGTACAGTGACAAATTCTCTGACTGCAACTTTGGACTCCTGGGGAATCTATATGCCTGCGAGGGGAAGCCTGGAAAG GTCATAGAGGTGCGAGCCAAACGGAGGACAGGAAGTAACAGTCTGGTAACAGCACTGAGGAAGACTCTGGAAGCGCAGTATCCAGAAAAGAGCCTGGCTCTGGGAGGCACCTTCGTCATCCAGAAAGGGAAGGCTAAAATCCACATCATG CCGAGGGAGTTCTCAGCCTGCCCTCTCAACACCGACGACGAAGTCAACCGCTGGCTGAAGCACTTTGAGGTCAGCGCTCCGCTCATCTGCCAGTCTGTGCTCGTATCCAGAGACCCT GGCTTGGATTTGCGTGTGGAGCACACCCATGGCTTCAGCCACCACGGAGAAGGTGGTCACTACTATATCGACACCACGCCCGACACCGTGGAGTACCTGGGCTACTTCCTCCCCGCAGAGTTCGTCTATCGCATTGACAGACccaaagacacacacactgttggTCGAGATTGA